The Cynocephalus volans isolate mCynVol1 chromosome 2, mCynVol1.pri, whole genome shotgun sequence genome window below encodes:
- the DUSP18 gene encoding dual specificity protein phosphatase 18: MTAPPPAFPVQFRPPSVSGLSQITRSLYISNGVAANNKLLLSSHQITTVINASVEVVNTLYEDIQYVQVPVADAPVSHLYDFFDPISDHIHSVEMKQGRTLLHCAAGVSRSATLCLAYLMKYHAMSLLDAHTWTKSCRPIIRPNNGFWEQLIHYEFQLFGKNTVHMVSSPMGVIPDIYEKEVRLMIPL; this comes from the coding sequence ATGACAGCGCCCCCGCCTGCCTTCCCAGTTCAGTTCCGACCGCCCTCAGTCAGCGGCCTCTCACAGATCACCAGAAGCCTCTATATCAGCAATGGTGTGGCTGCCAACAACAAGCTCTTGCTGTCCAGCCACCAGATCACCACGGTCATCAACGCCTCGGTGGAGGTGGTGAATACCTTATACGAGGATATCCAGTACGTGCAGGTGCCTGTAGCCGATGCCCCCGTTTCGCATCTCTATGACTTTTTTGACCCTATCTCCGACCACATCCATAGCGTGGAGATGAAGCAGGGCCGCACGCTGCTGCACTGTGCTGCTGGCGTGAGCCGCTCGGCCACCCTGTGCCTTGCCTACCTCATGAAGTACCACGCCATGTCCCTGCTGGATGCCCACACATGGACCAAGTCGTGCCGGCCCATTATCCGGCCCAACAATGGCTTTTGGGAGCAGCTCATCCACTATGAGTTCCAGCTGTTTGGCAAGAACACTGTGCACATGGTCAGCTCCCCCATGGGAGTCATCCCTGACATCTATGAGAAGGAGGTCCGTTTGATGATTCCACTGTGA
- the C2H5orf52 gene encoding uncharacterized protein C5orf52 homolog — MSPGQRAALSSGSSRGSHYASASVWIMTSNQAPIPESFFRVEDSTARPARPSVTWNPGSSTDYGTAASATTSSGATPSLLRRYRLGRRPEIDLEVRPQICFLQPRTTQQPVLFSLMNSSEAAVKKLLPKSHLSQVIIRDNLSAQRIYEMEIRASDKTKKKMSHLYDHLKKKFMTDQLRKLGRWRRESMRIQQYLDSIRMYQDQLKFQCLKKSHPP; from the exons ATGTCTCCCGGGCAACGCGCCGCGCTCAGCTCAGGGAGTTCCCGCGGGTCTCACTACGCGTCCGCGAGCGTCTGGATCATGACCTCCAACCAGGCTCCCATTCCCGAGTCGTTCTTCAGGGTGGAAGACTCAACGGCACGGCCGGCTAGGCCCTCGGTCACGTGGAACCCGGGCTCGTCCACGGATTATGGGACCGCCGCCTCGGCAACCACCAGTTCCGGCGCCACCCCGAGCTTGTTACGGCGCTATCGCCTCGGTCGTCGCCCAGAAATCGATTTGGAAGTTCGTCCGCAGATCTGCTTCCTGCAGCCACGGACCACGCAGCAGCCGGTGCTCTTCAG TTTAATGAATTCCAGTGAAGCAGCGGTGAAAAAACTTTTACCCAAGAGCCATTTGTCTCAGGTGATTATTCGTGACAACCTCAGTGCACAACGAATCTATGAGATGGAG ATAAGAGCTTCAgacaaaaccaagaaaaagatGAGCCACTTGTACGACCATctgaaaaaaaagttcatgacaGATCAGCTCAGAAAGCTGGGGCGCTGGAGACGGGAATCTATGAGAATCCAGCAGTACTTGGATAGCATTCGAATGTACCAGGACCAGTTGAAATTCCAGTGTCTCAAGAAAAGCCATCCACCCTAG